One window from the genome of Syntrophales bacterium encodes:
- the topA gene encoding type I DNA topoisomerase, producing MSRSLIIVESPAKIKTIRKYLPDDFEVAASVGHVKDLPKNVLGIDVKKGFEPTYQVIDTKKKVIADLKKAAKKAENIYLAPDPDREGEAIAWHIAQEIGGRDKTVYRVLFNDLTKNTVLEALKNPLSLDMNKFEAQQTRRILDRLVGYKISPLLWDKVKRGLSAGRVQSVAVRLICDREREILAFVPDEYWNITALLRKQAPTLANGQAASFEARLFRIDGKKARVTSAEEAEKAVAEIEAHDPVVARVERKEVKRNPPAPFTTSKLQQEASRWHRFPAKKTMSVAQRLYEGVELGKEGSVGLITYMRTDSVRVADEALKEVRAYIAENYDPAYLPSKARAYKVSGSAQDAHEAIRPASMAYRPQDIRGHLTDEQFKLYSLIWNRFVASQMNPAVFDQTIIDVDAGRCQLRAQGLVMKFPGFTTVYTEGKENGNGNGNGEDDSEDGRLLPDVAQGETLNLVPPVKKEQKFTQPPPRFSEASLVKELEEKGIGRPSTYATILSTIQERDYVRLEKGRFSPTELGMLVTDLLVKNFPRILDVAFTASMENELDGIEEGKSNRLDILQNFYSPFEAELKQAGAQMRRVKGQEIPTDIVCDKCQSPMVIKWGKNGEFLACSNYPACRNTTNFSRSDDGQIVPAEATAAETGKTCDKCGKPMILKQGRFGPFLACSGYPECKNTVNPRDEAPPEEGAESAPAPVCEKCGKPMVTRRGRFGPFLGCSGYPECKNIVRQTRSGAPVAQAPPPEITDIACEKCGKPMAIRRGRFGRFLGCTGYPACKNIQKLPPQS from the coding sequence ATGTCCCGTTCCCTGATCATTGTGGAGTCACCCGCCAAGATCAAGACCATCCGGAAGTATCTTCCCGATGACTTCGAAGTGGCGGCCTCCGTGGGTCATGTCAAGGACCTGCCGAAAAACGTCCTGGGAATCGACGTGAAAAAGGGGTTCGAGCCGACCTACCAGGTCATCGACACCAAGAAGAAGGTCATCGCCGACCTGAAGAAGGCCGCCAAAAAGGCCGAGAATATCTACCTGGCACCGGACCCCGACCGGGAGGGCGAGGCCATCGCCTGGCACATCGCCCAGGAAATCGGAGGCCGGGACAAGACGGTCTACCGCGTGCTATTCAACGACCTGACAAAGAACACCGTCCTGGAAGCCCTGAAAAATCCCCTGTCGCTGGACATGAACAAGTTCGAGGCCCAGCAGACCCGGCGGATCCTCGACCGGCTGGTGGGCTACAAGATCAGCCCGCTCCTCTGGGACAAGGTGAAACGCGGGCTCAGCGCCGGCCGCGTCCAGTCCGTCGCGGTCCGCCTGATCTGCGACCGGGAGCGGGAGATCCTGGCCTTCGTGCCGGACGAATACTGGAACATCACCGCGCTCCTCCGGAAGCAGGCGCCGACATTGGCCAACGGACAGGCGGCCTCTTTCGAGGCCCGCCTCTTCCGCATCGACGGGAAGAAGGCCCGGGTAACGAGCGCGGAGGAAGCGGAGAAGGCCGTCGCCGAGATCGAGGCGCACGATCCCGTCGTCGCCCGGGTTGAGCGCAAGGAAGTGAAGCGGAACCCGCCGGCGCCGTTCACGACGAGCAAGCTACAGCAGGAGGCCTCCCGCTGGCACCGCTTCCCCGCCAAGAAGACGATGTCCGTAGCGCAGCGTCTCTACGAAGGGGTGGAACTGGGCAAGGAAGGCTCCGTCGGCCTCATTACCTACATGCGAACGGACTCAGTCCGCGTGGCCGACGAAGCCCTGAAGGAAGTCCGGGCCTACATCGCGGAGAACTACGATCCCGCCTATCTTCCGTCCAAAGCGAGGGCCTACAAGGTGTCCGGCTCGGCCCAGGACGCTCACGAGGCCATCCGGCCCGCCTCCATGGCCTACCGGCCCCAGGACATCCGCGGGCATCTCACGGACGAGCAGTTCAAGCTGTACAGCCTGATCTGGAACCGCTTCGTGGCCAGCCAGATGAACCCCGCCGTCTTTGACCAGACGATCATCGACGTGGATGCCGGCCGTTGCCAGCTCCGCGCCCAGGGGCTGGTCATGAAGTTCCCCGGCTTCACCACCGTCTACACGGAGGGCAAGGAAAACGGGAACGGCAACGGCAACGGCGAGGATGATTCGGAAGACGGGCGCCTCCTGCCGGATGTCGCGCAGGGGGAGACCCTCAACCTGGTTCCACCGGTCAAGAAGGAGCAAAAGTTCACCCAGCCGCCGCCCCGCTTCTCAGAGGCGTCCCTGGTGAAGGAGCTGGAGGAGAAAGGGATCGGCCGCCCCAGCACCTATGCGACGATCCTGAGCACGATCCAGGAGCGGGATTATGTCCGCCTCGAAAAGGGACGGTTTTCCCCGACAGAGCTGGGCATGCTGGTGACGGACCTCCTGGTGAAGAATTTCCCCCGGATCCTCGACGTGGCCTTCACGGCCTCCATGGAGAACGAGCTGGACGGGATCGAGGAGGGCAAGAGCAACCGTCTCGACATCCTGCAGAACTTCTATTCCCCCTTCGAAGCGGAGCTGAAGCAGGCAGGCGCCCAGATGCGTCGCGTCAAGGGTCAGGAGATCCCGACGGACATCGTCTGCGACAAGTGCCAGAGCCCCATGGTCATCAAATGGGGAAAGAACGGCGAATTCCTGGCCTGCTCGAACTATCCCGCCTGCCGGAACACGACGAACTTCTCCCGGAGCGATGACGGCCAGATCGTCCCTGCTGAGGCAACGGCGGCCGAAACCGGGAAGACCTGCGACAAGTGCGGCAAGCCCATGATCCTCAAACAGGGGCGATTCGGTCCTTTCCTCGCCTGCTCCGGCTACCCCGAGTGCAAGAACACCGTGAATCCCCGGGATGAGGCTCCGCCGGAAGAGGGTGCGGAATCCGCCCCGGCACCGGTCTGCGAGAAGTGCGGAAAGCCCATGGTCACTCGCCGGGGCCGCTTCGGCCCGTTCCTGGGCTGTTCCGGCTATCCCGAATGCAAAAACATCGTCCGGCAGACCCGGTCGGGCGCCCCCGTTGCGCAGGCGCCGCCGC